TTTGTTATTGCCAAATTAAATACAAAACAAATCTCCTTACAGGTAAATTTAATTTTATACGGCTAACATGGTTTTATTAAAATTATGTATTTTCAATTCAATTATCACTTAGTGTAAACACACGTTGCAGATAAATTTTTGCCACATGATTTACATAGCACCGTTTGATCCTACCTGGACTATTATAGAGAAAAATTCACTTCAAATTTTGTGAAGTCTATTTCAATTAATTACTACTTATAATTGAATAAAAGTGTCGTGTAAAGATTGACTACAGAGGGAAATAAACCAAACAAATTGACTTCGAAGGGAAATATGATTAGTTAGTTCATGACAACTACAGTAACATGGAAAGATTGACTTATGGGAGGCGGCAGGCGCAGTTTCTTTGTTATTTACTCTTTATGACAATCAAAACAGAAAAATAAATTTAGAAGACCAAAAAATCATGTTTAAAGATCCTAATTTGCGGAAAAAGACGCGGTATTTTACAGATCATCAGACGTAGGAAATGTTTCCTTTTTTTACACCAAAGAAAAAAGGAAGTGTTTCCTTTTCAGTACTATGGAGTATATTGTTTTGTTATCCATGTTATGAAACAGAACGGAACGGCCGTGACTAAATAGTCCCTTATGTTTTGGGTTGGTCTAAAACAGTCCTTGGAATATGTAATGGAACAGTTTTTGGTCCTTTATGTTTATCAAAATCGACTGGTCATTGTTATACACTTAAAAACACATGACGGTTGCTATTTTTAACATAATTGGCTTGTGAGAAGCACGTGACTAGTCTAAATTGAAAAAAGCACTAGGACAGACTCCTTTGCATTCATTCTCCTAATTTGTAACTTGAGAAAAATTATATTCAAGCCAATTGAACTCATTATTCGTTTACTTCGAATCGCCTCTGTACAAGTATGAAATAGTGAACAATCAATGTATGTCACCTTCAAACCCACAATAACATAGTTTGTCACTAAATTTTTTTTCTTGAGGTAAGAATTAGGAAAAATGAATTCGGAAAAACCCCTCCTAATGGTTTAAATAGTTCACATACTTGTCACGAGCTAATTTCATCAATAATAATTTCAACCATGTGTTTTAAATCGAACAAATATGAAATGTGCACAATTTTGATAACGTCAAGGACTAAAGCTTACTTTAATAAACATTTCAAGGACCATTTCAGACTTTTCTACGTCATGGAGAAGCCGGGGGAGGGTGATGTGACTTGAATAGTACTGTATTTAAACATTGTGCATTTTGGCTGTAATTGGCTGTCACTTTTTGTTTGCAAACTCCTCCTGTTTTTTGTTGATTGACAGCCCAGAGGAATCTGGGTGAACCCCTTCCTTCTCCCATATTATTTTAGTTTGACGAAATATTACTTTACTACTTATATAAACTTAAAATTGTCTTCCTTCCTTGAACTTACTAATCTTTGACTGGTCCCTCATTGTGTGTTATTTTTCCTTTCTCTTACGCTTGCTTgaacaacaactactactacaCACTATATTAACTAGTGATAATTGCTTATTAGCAGACATATTAAAACAATTTAAATTATAGCCGAAGCTTCCATGTGCCACGCCAGTCTCCACTGACACCTGATCTTCTCCTCCTTTTATTTCTTCTACTCACAAAAATTAACAAAGCATATtcttcgtctctctctctctctctctcttagctTTGACTTCAAAACTCATTTAAGAAACTCCTCTTTGCTCTCTAAATTCCTGTGCCCATATATCTTTTCTGTTCAAGATCCAGTTTTTCAGATCAAATTATACTCCCCTCAATGTCACTGTCTCAATGTCATAACTCATAATTGAGTTCTTGATATTCATTTATTGCCATTTTCCTCAAGTAAGTTCTTCATCTGAAGTTTGTAGACTATAATGGCACCAAGCTCAGTAGTTGTCACCATAGAGAATCCAAGGAGCATTTCATTAGTTGAAGTCAATGATTTGAATTCACCATCAGCTTTTAGGGATAAAAATAAAGCTGCAAATCCAAAAAGATTCACTAAAGTCCTTCTTTTGAAAGCCCAAAGAACACTTGGATGTATCCCATGGTTGGCTAATAATTTGTTTACAACTTTTGCTTCTGTCAAGAAACGTATTGCTTTATCAGATGAAAGAGATGAAGAGCCAAAATACAGGGGAAAGTTGTACAGATTTATTAGAGTTTTTCTTGCTATTTCAGTGGCGGCTTTGTTTATTGAAATCTTTGCTTATTTCAATCAGTGGCATTTAAATCTGGTGAATCCTTGGGAGGTTCAAAGTCTTTTGCAATGGACTTATATGGCTTGGATTTCATTTAGAGCTGATTATATTGCACCTACACTTGCCACACTTACTTCTTTTTGCATTGTGCTATTCCTAATTCAATCAGTAGATCGACTAGTTCTTTGTCTTGGATGTTTCTGGATGAAGTTAAGGAAGATCAAGCCAATTATCAATGAAGATGCAAGTGATCCTGAGGGTGGATCATACTTCCCCATGGTTCTTGTACAGATTCCCATGTGCAATGAAAAAGAGGTAAGACAACATAATTTAAACTTGGGTGTCTTGTTTGGTGGGTTATTTCTGTTTTGGGGAGGTTTTAGTAGATTTCAAAAAGATTGGGTTTTTCTTCTGATCATTCCTTTTGGGTTTTTGTGGAATATAAGCATTTGGTGATTTAGGTTACAAGTTTGGATTGGATTTATGGCATTTTGACATCTTTTGCTGGGTGAATTCTTGAGGACTTTGGGTCTTGAAGTTGTGATTTGGAACTTTTGAGGGATAAAATGAGTTCAAATGGGCAATCATATGAGCTGAATTGTGACGAATATACCCTTGTCCAGCAATTTCTAGAGTTTGTTTCTGGGATTCCTATTAGCGATCAGCTTCTTTTTTTGTGCTTAGATGTGAAACTTGAATTGCATTGTCCCCTTTCTACTTACAACCTCCCATCGGATGACCGGGAAGTTAGCTTGTTTAATTAAGCTAGAATGAGAAGCAATGCGCCCCGAGCAAGTTGAGATAATCGATATTCTTGATCCACCGGGTCCGGGATTTAAATTTAATGGGTTCAATATTTATGTTCTCGCCACTTAAATCATTGCACTTTTGCAATTAGGGGTTCAAAACGTAGtatttgttgaaatttttagCAATTTTTcagatatacatatattgatgaccTGTTtagccatgagaattattcacttttttcggaATAATTCTTCAGTTTATTTCAAAATCAGTGTTTAGTTATAAAATTTCCAAATCCAACTCCAAATTTGAAAAAGTGCTCCAAACCTGTTTTCCAACTCCACCTCCATAAATTCCAAAcgaagtgaaaaatatttggccaaacgcctacttatacTGTGTGATAAACGTCCTGGTTCAGTTGAATCAATTGGGACTACACTGCATCTGCCTAGGAGTTAAAGCTTGTGTTGTATTTCTTTTCTGAATGATCTTGATGAATTATAGATTTTAATCTGACTTTTTAATTTTCTTGAACTCAAAAGGTTTTTGCGCAATCAATAGGCGCTGTTTGTCAGCTGGATTGGCCAAAAGACCGAATGTTGGTACAAGTATTGGATGATTCAGATGATGAAGTCCTGCAGCAAATGATCAGGAATGAATGTTTATCCTGGAAAGAGAAAGGTGTCAACATCATCTACAGACATCGGTTCATCCGGACTGGTTACAAAGCTGGCAACCTTAAATCCGCAATGGCTTGTGACTATGTTCAGGATTATGAATTTGTTGCAATTTTTGACGCCGACTTCCAACCAAATCCTGATTTCCTTAAACTGACTGTACCTCATTTTAAGGTAACAAACAAACTAGTTCAATTACTCAATCTGAATAGCCAATTGCTAATCCTTTTACAAGGCTAAAAAGTCTTTTGGATTTTTGTTATGTAGGGAAAACCGGATGTTGGACTTGTTCAAGCACGCTGGACCTTCGTTAATCAGGATGAGAACTTACTTACTAGGCTTCAGAACATCAACTTGTGCTTCCATTTTGAGGTGGAACAGCAAGTGAACGGTCACTATCTCAATTTCTTTGGATTCAATGGAACAGCTGGTGTTTGGAGAATTAAGGCTTTGGAGGAGTCTGGTGGATGGTTGGAACGCACAACTGTAGAGGATATGGATATTGCGGTCAGAGCACACTTGTATGGATGGAAATTTATCTATGTTAACGATGTAAGGGCCCTTTGCGAGTTACCAGAATCCTATGAGGCTTACAAAAAACAGCAGCACCGTTGGCATTCTGGTCCTATGCAACTCTTCAGACTATGTCTTCCGTCAATCCTCAAGTCCAAGGTGCGCATTGCgttctactccctccgtttcaatttgtttgtcttagtttgacttggcacggaaTTTTAGAAAgtaaaaaagacttttgaatcttgtggtcgatatgtgtaatgtaccaaaatgacctttaatcttgtggtcttaaacatgccatgtgaGATGTTGAAATTAAATAGTTGCCAAATTAGGGAAGaggcattcttttttaaacagactaaaaaggaaagtaagataaataaattgaaacagagtaAGAATTATCTTCGCACTCTCAATTCCACTTGCCAAACACTAATACTTGACTTTCTTGCATTTGTCATTGCAGATCTCAGTCTGGAAGAAGGCCAACATGatattccttttctttcttctaaGGAAGCTGATATTACCCTTTTACTCATTCACATTGTTCTGTATCATACTTCCACTAACAATGTTCATACCAGAAGCCGAATTACCTCCTTGGGTGATCTGTTACGTCCCTATCGTCATGTCCATTTTGAACATCCTTCCTTCACCAAAGTCTTTCCCTTTCCTAATGCCATACCTCCTATTCGAGAACACAATGTCTGTCACAAAATTCAACGCCATGGTCTCGGGGCTATTTCAGTTGGGTAGTTCCTATGAATGGGTGGTCACCAAGAAATCAGGCAGATCTTCGGAATCGGACTTACTAGCATTTGCTGAGAGGGAATCAAAGAATATGAATGAAGAGAAAATTTCAAGAAGGCTATCCGAATCTGGTCTAGAACTATACGGAAAAATAAAAGAACATGAAGAGGTCCCCAAGAAAAAGAAAGCAAACAAAATCTACAGGAAGGAATTAGCACTTGCTTTTCTTTTGCTCACTGCAGCTGCAAGAAGCCTATTATCTGCACAGGGCATACATTTCTATTACTTGCTGTTTCAAGGCTTAACATTTCTTATAGTTGGCTTGGATTTAATTGGAGAACAAGTCAGCTAACAAAAGCAAAGagttttaatattttattttatttggcacATCATCTGTTTAGAGACCAAAATTTCCAGTTGAGTAGCAATCAAAACTTGGCTACAAACTGGATTTTCACCACAAGAATAGTTACAGGTGAATTTTAAACAAGTAGCATACTCAgattcattcatatatactttattttatttcttttcattTGTGAAATTTGTAATTGCCTTTACTATTTCAAGCAAAATAATGGGAATTGGAAATATTGTTGACTTACTGTGAACTGGGATATGGATTTCTGAATTTACTTCTTTACACAATGGCCTTTCTTCTTTTAGTTAAGTGATACACTGAGACTTTGGCATTAGCAGATCTGGAATACAAGTGTTTAGGCTTGGCAAACATGGGTTATTAATGATACATGTTTTATTATCTGGTTAAATAGATCATTAATgccctccccttttttttttccttgctcGATTGTAAATGTAATATTTATTCATTCTTTAAACACATTGTGGCATTGATGAAGTTCACAATTTGGAAGGGACTTTGATAAAAAAATGGTCTGTCACCTGGTCTTCTTCAGAAGTATAATTTCTGAATATTCTGGAACTAAGAGGGTACCCTTTTGAATATCACAATCTGTAAAGTAGAACAGAGTTCAAACGCTACATGCAATGGTCTAATTGGCTCTCATTTGTTCATCTAAACTATGGTTACTCTTCTCCTCCAAAGGATATGATCTCGTAGAATCCTTATCGCATAAGTTAGCTTTTTGGTGTTTCATTATGTTCAAGATCTTTTCCTTGTTGACCGGATATTGTACTTTTATATTATATTGTCCATGTTAATATCACAGAATGCGATATCGGATAATCCTAATTTGTTATTGTATACATATCTTGTGGACAAGCAACAACACAGATAAAACAATAATAAGAATAAAAGACTAAGTTTTACAATGGTTACAAAAGAAGAGGAGAGACATTCTGTAGTTGTTATTAATTCATCTGAACTCTTAAGCAGAGACAAAGTGTGGAGAAGAACACCAACACAAGCCTATACATATAGGATTAGAAGCCAGCAACACATTAACATGTACATATTCAACATATACTAGTTCTTGCATATATCTTCATTCCCACCGGCACACAATTTTCTGAGTGTTCTTGAAATTGAAGTTGATTAACAAACTTCCATCCATTCTCCTAAACACAAAGCTCTCCACCAAAACAAAACAGCTAAACTTTCTCCAATATCCATTCTCACTTTCTATCTCTTCTACACCTTCCACTCTTACATCACTTTCTCCTCCTTCAAACCATCCCCTTCTTTCTTGTATCCATCTCATTTTGTCAATAACAGCACTATTCAAACCAACTTTCTCCACTATACATTTATTTCTAAATTCCTCTTTCACTCTAAACCAAACAACCCCTCCTCTTCCTTCTTCATCTTTTACAGCTTCCGTCCCACTGATTAAAGTTAACAACTTTCTCACACGTGCATCGACCTCCACGTGTGCTCTATTTCTTCTTTTTTCATTCTCACAAGAAAATATTTGCTCCCACCAACATTTAAGTGTCACTTCATAAAACAAAGATTTATTCATCTGTTGTTTAGTTCTAATATTTCCCTCTTTTACTAGCACACATGGACAATACCATTTGCCAATAATTACTGGAACTGAACGTTTGGAAGAAGGTGGAATATTTAATTCAGGGGTATCTGAATCTGATGGATGAATGGATAATTGGAGGAGGCCTTCAGCTTCTTTCAAATTGACTTTAAGTGAATGGATACTATTAACGTGCCAACCTTTTTTCCTGAGGAATTTTGGAGGAACCCCATCATAGGCTACAGATTTAGCATAGAAACCAAATTCATATGGACAAATCTCAAATTGTTGATAGGGGTCTTTGTGATTAAAAGGCTTTGGTTTTAGATCATTCATCGAATTGTCAAAGCAACAACTGTCCATATCTGCTTCTTTCCAAGATGTATAGGCCCTCCTGCATGAATTAATCGGAAGAGCGGAGTAAACAAGGATGGTATAGATCTTGTATGTAAGTTCTACGTGGTAACAGTCTAAAAAGCATAGGAGTATTATTTACTATAAGATAATTATATATAAGTTTCTAATTTAAGCATTACTAATTGATAATATGATAAAATGATAACCAGCTAGGCATCACGTGTTAAATTATTAGGAGTAGCTAGCCTGCAATAGTCAGCCTAACCTAAGTCTTACGATATCATGAAATTAGCTTTATGATATAAATTTTAAGTAGAAGGCTTAGCCCGCCGGCTACGACCTTGGCACTTTCCTTCCTTCACTCGAGTTCAAAATCAAGCTGGACTGAAGTGATTCCCCCATGGGATAGAAATATTTTTATTTGGTGGGGACACACCTATGATAAAGTAGAAGATCATGGTAATAGAGTATAAGATAACTATTATATGTAATAGACTATTCTACTATAGTTACTGACTCTAACATAGCAATTACCATTCCAAATTAAAGTCAAGCTCACTCAAGTCACTGACAGTGTAAAAAAACCGTTACACAATAAGTTCATACAACTGAAATCCTTAGATCCTTGCATAGATATAAGAAAATTTAAGTTGCATACCCTTTGTGTCTGCCTTTGGCTTTGATAACATAGTAGCGGCTGGACGCGATAGGTTGATCAAGAACAGGTAAGAACCAAACTTTATGAACACTAGGCTCACCAAACTCTGGATTTTGAACAACTTTCATGACTCTATCTTGAGGAAATGGGAGCTTACTGATACTACTATGCTTGCACATACCCCAGCAAAAAGTATCCATTTCTTCTGATTCTTCATCAGTTAGTACTAAGTACCCTGTAATTGTTGGTGGATTTGTAGGATATTTTGTAAGTGCTTTTGGGAAGTTACGGTATAGAGAACGTGGCGCTGTGGCAAACATCTTTGCTAATTTTTGTGTCAGtgtttgatgtagttgatttaGGCCTGGGAGTTATTTATACTATGATATTATAATGTTTTCTTATGAGAGAAGGAATATACAGAATGCTTCTATTTCTTAATGACTCTTACATACTGATAAGATATAAAGTTCAGTCATGATAATCTGTTGAAAAGGTTAGGAATTAAGTATAATATACTACTACACTGTATACTAAAGATTCAGCCAAAGTGGGATAAAGAACGATGTAATTTAAAGTGATAACATCTACGAACGAAAAGACGAGCACTTACAAAGTTCTTAAAGAAATAAACGAAACTAAGCACCAAAAAAAAAGAGTAAGCAAACAAAACAATAATTGGCAACTCTCATACCTCAATCTCCACTTACTTTACACGATGCTGTTTTTTCTCTGATGATTCATTATGAAAATAGTGTCCTCAGAGGGGAGAGTCCATTCCAACTTTATAAATTTTGAATTTTATAGCATGACTTCAAATGCTAATAATTGAATAGtaaatattaatgtatacatatttaatgaatttttaaaattaaatgaaGTATCTAAATAAAAATTCTCAACCAAACCTGTATATGGACTTCTACTTCCGCCCTTTAACTGTCCTAACGGGCAGCTCTGTAGGGGCCTTTTGTTCAAATTTCTACGAACCGTGGATAAAGCAAACTTTGTATCTTTTGTTTTTGTCCGGATAAATAAAGCAAATTACACAGGAACCGATGGAGTGGGGCACCAGTTTTAGCTTAAACTGGGTAATAATAGCCATCTTTATGCACCATCCAGTGCTCACACACTAAAGTTGCAACTTACTCCAGAAAATTCGCTGATTAAAAGTAGGTATGAGTTTTCGGCTTTTCGTATTCACATAGTAGCTACGTGTTATATTTGCCCCCACCACAATTAAAGGATTTGAGTACAACATATATGATTTTATATTTTACGCTCTCTTAGTATAAAAGTAAATATTCAAATTTACCTTAATCAACTTTATTTTATCAGACAACTAAAGTCGATGTTACACTTTCATATCATATTTACCTTTATTTACTAATGACACTTCACTTGGACCGCCATTTAATTTGGATTTATATTGGCTCTATTTCTTAAACCACGCAAACTTACACATAAGAGCAAGTCTTGGCTCACccatttgtatttttttttgacATAAGTAACCGTCCACCAAtttataatatacatatttgatacaTTAcaatgtatattttgtatatttagcTAGCGAATGCCTTTTTTCACCTTTAAAGGCTTGTACATTGAAacttatacttttttttttttgcacg
Above is a genomic segment from Lycium barbarum isolate Lr01 chromosome 12, ASM1917538v2, whole genome shotgun sequence containing:
- the LOC132624320 gene encoding xyloglucan glycosyltransferase 4; amino-acid sequence: MAPSSVVVTIENPRSISLVEVNDLNSPSAFRDKNKAANPKRFTKVLLLKAQRTLGCIPWLANNLFTTFASVKKRIALSDERDEEPKYRGKLYRFIRVFLAISVAALFIEIFAYFNQWHLNLVNPWEVQSLLQWTYMAWISFRADYIAPTLATLTSFCIVLFLIQSVDRLVLCLGCFWMKLRKIKPIINEDASDPEGGSYFPMVLVQIPMCNEKEVFAQSIGAVCQLDWPKDRMLVQVLDDSDDEVLQQMIRNECLSWKEKGVNIIYRHRFIRTGYKAGNLKSAMACDYVQDYEFVAIFDADFQPNPDFLKLTVPHFKGKPDVGLVQARWTFVNQDENLLTRLQNINLCFHFEVEQQVNGHYLNFFGFNGTAGVWRIKALEESGGWLERTTVEDMDIAVRAHLYGWKFIYVNDVRALCELPESYEAYKKQQHRWHSGPMQLFRLCLPSILKSKISVWKKANMIFLFFLLRKLILPFYSFTLFCIILPLTMFIPEAELPPWVICYVPIVMSILNILPSPKSFPFLMPYLLFENTMSVTKFNAMVSGLFQLGSSYEWVVTKKSGRSSESDLLAFAERESKNMNEEKISRRLSESGLELYGKIKEHEEVPKKKKANKIYRKELALAFLLLTAAARSLLSAQGIHFYYLLFQGLTFLIVGLDLIGEQVS
- the LOC132624321 gene encoding uncharacterized protein LOC132624321, whose protein sequence is MFATAPRSLYRNFPKALTKYPTNPPTITGYLVLTDEESEEMDTFCWGMCKHSSISKLPFPQDRVMKVVQNPEFGEPSVHKVWFLPVLDQPIASSRYYVIKAKGRHKGRAYTSWKEADMDSCCFDNSMNDLKPKPFNHKDPYQQFEICPYEFGFYAKSVAYDGVPPKFLRKKGWHVNSIHSLKVNLKEAEGLLQLSIHPSDSDTPELNIPPSSKRSVPVIIGKWYCPCVLVKEGNIRTKQQMNKSLFYEVTLKCWWEQIFSCENEKRRNRAHVEVDARVRKLLTLISGTEAVKDEEGRGGVVWFRVKEEFRNKCIVEKVGLNSAVIDKMRWIQERRGWFEGGESDVRVEGVEEIESENGYWRKFSCFVLVESFVFRRMDGSLLINFNFKNTQKIVCRWE